The genomic interval CATCCGGGCCCAGCTCTACGACCACCAGGCGCAAAAGCTGGTGATGGACTTCGTGGTCGAAGCCAACGCCGAGAGCCTCCACGTCTTGAACGCGATCTCCCCGGCCTGGACGGCCTCCATGCCCTTTGCCAAGCATGTAGTAGACCAGGCCGAAGCGTGGATGAACGGAAAAAGGGGCTAGCGAAAGACCCCGGTGTGCCCCAGGCTGTAGCGGCCCGGCTGGGGGTAGATGGCCAGCCCGTGCGGCCCCTTGCCCACCCGGATGCGCCGGATCAGGCCGCCTTTCTTTAGGTCGGTGTCGAAGACGTAGACCTCCCCGTGGTAGCGCCCGGAAAGCCACAGCCTCTTCCCGTCCGCCGAGACCCCCCCCATGTCCGGGCTGCCCCC from Meiothermus sp. Pnk-1 carries:
- a CDS encoding YncE family protein; this translates as GGSPDMGGVSADGKRLWLSGRYHGEVYVFDTDLKKGGLIRRIRVGKGPHGLAIYPQPGRYSLGHTGVFR